In the genome of Actinomycetota bacterium, one region contains:
- the rpsT gene encoding 30S ribosomal protein S20: protein MANIKSQMKRNRQNITRQERNKAVRSKVKTYVRRFNAAVDDGDREAAESAYREAAKELDKAATKGVIHKNNAAHKKSKLAKRLAKIGA from the coding sequence GTGGCCAACATCAAGTCGCAGATGAAGCGCAACCGCCAGAACATCACGCGCCAGGAGCGCAACAAGGCGGTGCGCTCGAAGGTCAAGACCTACGTGCGTCGCTTCAACGCAGCGGTCGACGACGGCGACCGCGAGGCGGCCGAGTCCGCCTACCGCGAGGCCGCCAAGGAGCTCGACAAGGCCGCGACCAAGGGCGTGATCCACAAGAACAACGCCGCCCACAAGAAGTCCAAGCTCGCCAAGCGCCTCGCCAAGATCGGCGCCTGA